AAGTAGTAGTGTTTATGAACATATGAGCTAGATTGATCAATCTTATAAAAGCTcacataaaaaatttatattcatacaattttttttttgtaaaattggaaaactgaatatttgatttttaagatttaatttaatttttttttgcttcaaaatcatatttatatattaatttccaGATTTCAAACGAAATTAATACCTTGAGCCAATAAGGAGTAACCTCCAAGATTGCAGACGTGGCAAACCATATGCCGATGGATGTGTCTTCCCAACTTCAATCTTAgccattctttttattttttgagccAATGAGGAGCAACTACTAAGATTGCACTCGGATTAATCATAGACCGTCCGATTTCTCTCCAAATCTTTGATCACAACCGTTCATTTTTTTCTGTCTCTGTTTGCACTCGGAAAATTTCAGAACACAACATCTCTCTTTCTGTCGAAACTCCTTTCTGTCTCGCGATCTAAAATCGAAAAAACCCTAAAGAAAGCACATGTATCTCTCGAGCTAAAATCAAACCAGCTGTTCCTGTATTCGCCGATTGAAAGTAAGCAAATGGATAAGTCGTGGATTTGGCTTCCAAGGTATAACCTAAAATCCCTCGATCTCATTTCTACTCGCCGATTGAAATAAAGCTAACTTCTTTTGTCTGATTCTTGTAGGAATAGCCACGAGTATTCAGAAGGAGCAACTAATTTTGTGAATTCGTCCGCAAAAAGATTGGGAAGTCTGTCTGAAATGCTATGCCCTTGTAGAGACTGCCGCAATCTGAGCCATCAGTCACTGGATAAAATTGTGGAGCATTTGGTGATTAGGGGTATGGATAAGAAGTATAAGAGTTCTCGTTGGAGTATTCATGGAGAAAAAAGAGATTCTGCAGAAGACagtgttcttcaatatgaaacAGAGGCGTTTGATTTGTTTAAGACAATATTCTCCATGGACGAAGGTGGTCCAAACCCGACAACTGACAACGAAGACGATGAAGCACCAGAGGAAATTGAGTTTAAGAAAAAGCTCAGAGACGCTCAAACGCCATTATACTCGGATTGTCTCAAGCACACAAAGGTTTCAGCTATCATGGGACTTTACAGATTCAAGGTTAAAAGTGGTGTGTCGGAGAACTACTTTGATCAGCTGTTGGTTTTACTTGAGGATTTGCTACCTGAAGACAATGTTCTTCCCAAGAGTTTAGCTGCAATCAAAAAATTTCTGAAGATCTTTGGGTTCGGCTACGACAGTATTCATGCTTGCAAGAATGATTGCATATTGTATAGGAAGGAGTATGAGAACCTAGAAAGCTGTCCAAGATGCAAAGTTTCAAGATGGGAAATGGATAAGCACAGTAATGAGTTAAAGGTGGGGATTCCGGCAAAGGTCCTTAGATATTTTCCAATCAAGGACAGGTTTAGGAGGATGTTTAGATCACAAAGGATGGCTGAAGATCTGCGTTGGCACTATACCAATGCCACTGAAGATGGTACAATGCGGCACCCTGTTGATTCTATCTCTTGGGCACAAGTGAATGCTAAATGGCCAGACTTTGCTGCTGATCCACGGAATCTTCGACTTGGGATTTCTACAGATGGGATGAACCCTTTCTCCATGCAAAGCACCAATCACAGCACATGGCCAGTGTTGTTAGTGAACTATAACACGCCTCCAACCATGTGTATGAAGGCTGAGAATATAATGCTGACTTTGTTGATCCCTGGTCCTACTGCTCCTGGTAACAACATTGATGTTTACCTAGCACCACTGATAGACGATCTAAAGGATTTGTGGGCTGAGGGTATTGAAGTGTATGACTCATTTGCGAAGGAGAACTTTAATCTCAGAGCCTTGCTGCTTTGGAGTATCAGTGACTATCCAGCCTTAGGAACACTGTCTGGATGTAAAGTAAAGGGGAAACAAGCCTGCAATGTATGTGGAAAGGATACACCTGCAAGGTGGCTTAAGTTTAGCCGCAAGTTTGTCTACATGAGTAACAGAAGGAGACTACCGCCTGGCCATCGTTACAGATATAAAAAAGCTTGGTTTGACAACACTGTGGAGGAAGGGAATGCTAATAGGATACAAACAGGCGCTGAGATATATGAGACACTACAAGCTTTTACGAATGATTTTGGTAGACCTctagagaaggaaaaaaaaaggaaaagactagagttggaagatgatgaGAGGTTACAAGAAGAAGAGTGTGAAGAATCAAATGAACTATGGCGGtggaagaagagatcaataTTCTTTGATCTACCTTACTGGAAGGTAAACTATAGTAACTGACCTATATTATCTGATTACtggaagaagagatcaataTGTCTAACAGTTTCTTGTTTAATGTGTTAGGAGTTGCCTGTTCGTCACAATATTGATGTTATGCACGTAGAAAAGAATGTGTCCGATGCTATATTGTCTCTGTTGATGCAAAGTGCGAAGTCAAAAGATGGGTTGAAAGCAAGAAAAGACTTAGAAGATATTGGAATCAGAAAGCACTTGCACACAGAGGTGAGGGGAAAGAAAACATACTTACCTCCTGCTGCCTACTGGTTATCGAAGAGAGAGAAGACCATTTTCTGCCAAAGGTTAGCTAAGTTTAGAGGCCCTGATGGTTATTGTGGTAATATTGCGAATAGTGTTTCAGTTAACCCTCCAAATATTGGTAGTTTAAAGTCGCATGATCATCATGTCTTAGTACAGAACTTGTTACCAGCTGCATTAAGAGGGTTGTTACATAGGGGTCCTAGGATAGCCATAAATAGATTATGCAGTTACTTCAACAGGTTGTGTCAGCGCATCATTGACCCAGAGAAACTTATATCCATGGAGACAGAGTTTGTGGAGACAATGTGTCAGCTGGAGCGCTTCTTCCCTCCAGCCCTTTTTGATATCATGTTTCACCTTCCACTACATTTATCAAGAGAGGCACGGTTGGGAGGACCAGTTCACTTCCGATGGATGTATCCCTTCGAAAGGTTTGATCAACATCTCTCTTCAATATATCCACTTCCCACAATGATGTTTGACTAATATTCATATTTCCTGAGTTATAGGTACATGAAAACACTAAAGGCTTTTGTTAAGAATTATGCAAGGCCAGAAGCATGTATGGCTGAGGCGTATTTAGCTGGAGAATGTGTTGCATTTTGTTTAGAGTTCCTTAAAGAATCAGTACCAGTTCAAGAAGCAGTTAATCGTAATGAAGATGTTGAGGCTGATAGAATGGTGGTTGAAGGCCGACCTCTGCAGAAGGGTATAGAGGTTACCCTGTCAGATAAAGATAGAGACATTGCACATCGATATGTGCTAATGAACATGGCATCTTTGGATCCCTTTCTTGAGTAAGTAATTCTCTATGTTTCTTCTACTTGTTTTACTcataatttcattttcatatactgttgtttaatttaaaatcaggATGCATTTGGAAGAGTTGCAAGCTAAGGATGCTCGATTGGCTAAAAATGAAACTTTGTTATGGAAAAACCATACTGAACACTTTACAGAATGGCTTAAAAATAAGGTTACAAACTCCAAATTCTTTTCTTGATTATTATTGTAAATACTGGTTAGCTTGTTTGGTGATGACTGGTTAGCTTGTTTGGTGATGACTAGTTAGCTTGTATCATGATGCCTGGTTTGTATCTTGAAGAACATGTCCATATTTTAGCGAATTGATGTCTGAGTAGCTTATAGCTTGATGAAACTGTCtggatttttagtatttttatgacTGGTTAGCTTGTAGATTGATGATTGGTTTCGTGGTACATATTATCatgttttgattataatttaAGTACCTCGGCTTGATGATAATCCTCTGATTTCCTGCGGCAGATTCATTTAGACTCAAAAGATAGTCATTCTAAGGAGATAAGGTGGTTGGCATTTGGACCAAGAAATGTTGCTTTAGCACATAAAGGATTCATCATCAATGGCCAACGGTTTCATACTGATGCGGTCAAGCTGAAGACACAAAACAGTGGAGTAACTTATGAAGCCTTTAGCATGTGTAGATCAAGTGCAAGAGATATGAGACAGGTCGCGGATATGATTACATACTATGGAGTGATAAAGGAGATTTTGGTCATCGACTATCACATGTTCAAAGTGCCACTCTTTAGATGCAACTGGGCAAACACAGCGAATGGTGTGAAGGAAGAAGATGGCTTCACTCTTGTTAACCTTCATATGAACCAAGCAGCCTATTTGAAAGATCCATTCATTCTACCTTCTCAAGCGAAACAGGTTTTCTACTCTAGGGAGGATGATGCTTCAAATTGGTATGTTGTTATGAGAGCACCACCTAGAGGTTATCATGAGTTGGAAACAGAAGAGGATTTAGGTGGTGCTCCTTTACCtgtccaagaagttgatgatatgGGTGATGATATGGATGATGATAGTGTATATGTTAGGGATGATTGTGAAGGTTTATTAGTGGTAGATTGATGATATGTTGTATGCTTGTGTGATGGTTTGTATGAATGTGATAATGTTGTGTTATGGgatttgaataattatattgatttttggaattttaataatttatattgtttttatttcatattttcgaattaattatttaaaaatcaattcaataattattattaattaattttgggataattataaaactaattaataacacGAAACATTTGCTATCTTTGCTACtaggaaaaatcaaattatttggttctaataacatttattaaacattattataaatacTAACAATTGCGAACACAAAAGCGCTATTGTTATACACTTAGTAATAGCACAGAGGAAAATCGCTATTAAAAGGGTTGGACTTTTTATAACGGGTGATGTCAGAGCGTCCAAGGAAACGCTATTAAACCAAAATGATAGCGCTTTTCGTCCGCTATTACTAACCACATTTCCTGTAGTGCGCCGCCGATGATCTAAActaagaaaagaagagaaacaagaaTGAATGTGATATCAAGAACTCCAGTGGCATGTCTCTATCACAATTGTTACCTCCTGCTTCGTCACCATCACCTAtttattattaagaaaaaaaaaattttaattttagcttTATGTACTTCAGAATAAGGTGATGAAGAAGGAAAATATTCTAAAGAAAAGACAGAGGCCACTGGTAAATTAGAAGGAGTATAAAGAAAAGAGATGAGAACCATGCAGACCAGCGACTATTCCTAAAGAAGAACATGCAAAAACaagtagaggctgtggacatcaatggatctatcctctcttgcaATTTTGCGCGATATCTTGCATCCTCTACGAAATTTGGTAACCCCTAAACACAGATTAGCTCCACTTAAACACAAAAAGGCCTGTTTCATACCTAGACCGTTACCCTATCTAATTCCTATGATGAGAATCTCACACTACTCTTAATTGAATATAAGGAGTTTTGTCTGGAATGTTTTAACTTTGGCAGGTATGAGATACAAAGTATAAAGCTgttttgaacagcagtcagtggggttctTGGTAAGGATGTGTCGTTTTAGCTAAACTGCttatatggttcagagattcgtggttattGTATGGTTGCTGAGGATAGgcgagttcccacactttcaaatctTTCTCTCGGTTCTTGGTACTTGattttgtttgaggacaaacaaggatctaagtctgggggagttcatatattgtgtttttggcaCATTATACGTATGTCTTACTAATAGATTTCAAGGTTTTATCGAGTCTTTTTAGTCTCTTTCGAGTCATATCAGGTCtagagttgcattggatgggaaaTGGACCAGCTagaggaaaagaagagagaaaagtatGATTCAGAGTCTTTCGCGCAGAACAGCCAACCGGAGCAGCCTGAGTGCCTGTTCCAGCGacagagataaaaaaaagaagtttccaAATAATTTGGGATTTGccctagatttcctatttcCTTCCTCTAGCCGCATGTggctcatatatatatatatatagtttcctatttattattttatacctACCTTAGTTTTTACGGAAGAAAAGACCTGAGAGAGCTTTGATTTAGCGATTgctacttgtaagggagaagacCTCATCTATCTcatagagaagattatcctgaaccctctGATTTCTTTGGTatattatatgcagtattattcagaaatgaTGCTTCTCTGTTCTTGTGTTATACCTGAGTAGTCACCGAGTTAGTTTAGGATTCTAGGGTGTTTGATTCGTAAACTGAACATAGATAAGTCATCTTAGATTGTTTACATTCATATCTGTTTTTATTGCTTGCATTGAACCGATCACTTAGTGCATAAATTAGGGTTAATCGATTTAGCTAACCGTTGATTGATAACCTGATACAATTTGAATGAACTTTGCATCCctagtcagcgagagtagatactagggtgtattgtgaacatatcggacttgaacTCTAAGGCTTGCTGGcgcgtcttgatccaaacgagagtttaggcatcAATACCGACCTGCAAAGGAATCAATACCACGAGAGTGGGTTGATTCaacttgagtgatccgagtttagACTTGTTATAAactgaacttgaataattgcttGGTTCGCGAACTCCTTGCCTGAAAAGAAACCCTAGACTAGCGTCTTTAATCAATTCGAAAACAACctaatcttgttacttgttcTTTAAGTTAATTACATCTTTTAAACCCCCACTTCGTTTTAGCTTAATTCTGATCTCGTAAAGATAAAGTGTGAACTGGTCCTCAGGAATTGAATCTACACATATTACAActacactgttaacttgacagtagataaagatccaattttagtgtatcaagtgCGTCATTGAAGATTTCTATCTCTCTAAATCCGAGGCCTCCGGCTCCTTTTGGAAGCATCATCTTATCCCAAGACAACCAGCACATCTTCATAATCTCTGGTTTCACATCCCACCAGAAGCGAGTGAGGACAGATTGAATCTGTTTGCAAAGGGGATTTTGCAAGCTTGAAGCATGACATCGCATAGTTCGGCATATATGATAACAAAGCCTTCAGCAAAACCATTTTCCCAGCTCCCGAGAGGTATTTTGCTGTCCACCCATGCGATCTTTGTCTGATTCTATCAACTATACTCGCAAAAATGTCTCTCTTCCTTCTACCGAAATGCTCCGGTAGTCCTAAGTACTTTCCTATGCCGCCTTCATTGTTTATTTCCAGCTTACACTTTACCCTTGCTTTAGCCTCCGCATTTGTTTTCGACGAGAAGGTGACTGCGGATTTAACCTTGTTGATTCTTTGGCCCGATACCGACTCGTACTTGTTGATGATGGCCAGGAGGGTTTCACAGCTAGTCGCATTAGATTTCCCGAAGAACATTGTGTCGTCCGTGAACAGCAAATGGTTGATTGGAGGGCAGTGACGTCCCACCTTTACTCCTGGCATCGTACCATCTCTCAGCGCATTGTCGTACAGTCCCGATAATACCTCCATGCAGAGAATAAACAGGTATGGTGAAAGGGGGTCATCCTGACGAAGGCCACGGGAAGGCTGCACTCTTCCTTGCAGTCCACCATTTATTAGGAAGGAGTAGGATACTGATGACACACACTCCATCAGCCACGTGATAAACGTCTCATGAAACCTCAGCCGAGTTAGGACCTGACGAAGAAAGCTCCAGTCGATTCGATCATAAGCCTTGCTCATGCCGGTTTTAACTGCCATTGAGACATGCTTTTCCGCCTTTGATTGTCGTAAGAAGTGGAGTATGTCATGATTGATCAAAACGTTGTCGGAAATCGCCTTTCCCGGTATGAAAGCTGATTGAGCTGGCGAGATCAACGACTGGAGCAGTGGCTGCAGTCTTTTTGACAAGATTTTTGCAATAATCTTATAGTGAGAGTTGCATAGTGCTATCGGGCGAAATTCAGATACCCTCTTTGCCCCTTTCACTTTCGGTATGAGTCTTATGTGGGTCTCATTGTATCTCGGGTGTAGCTGACCGGTTTCGAAGAAGGTCCTGACTTCTCGGTAGATGTCTTCACCGATAATATCCCAAAAGGCCTGATAGAAACCCGCTGAGAACCCGTCTGGCCCTGGGGCTTTATCTGAATTTATAGTAAAAACCGCTGCCTTGACTTCCACTATATCCGGGATGGCCACGAGCTTCAAGTTCATATCTGATGTGATCTTTGGTGTTAAGGCTTCCTGAACAACCCCACATGAGCTTGTACTTCCCGCTGTGTACAGAGTGTCATAAAAGAGCCTGAAGGTATTAACGATTTGCTCTTCCTCATAGAAAGCACCTCCCTCTTCATTCTCAATAACTGAGAACTTATTGCAGATTCTCCTTCCTCTTGTAACGGCATGAAAATAGGCGGAGTTTTTATCACCCTCGTTTAGCCATTGGATTCTGCTTCTCTGCCGCCAAAATGCTTCTTCCTCTGCGTAGGCTGCTTCCAGTAAGCTCTTTAGCTTCTGGATTCTCTCCAGATTAGGGTTGGCGTCAGACAGCGCTTCTTCCAGCTGGGATTGACTGAGGAGCAGCACCTCTTTCTTCCTGTTTGCTTCCCCTTTTGCCCAAGTTATGATGTTTCGTCTGACTTTGCAGATCTTATTAAGTGCTGTGTCAGCACTATCCTCCTGCCATGTCTCTTGTATCAATTTTCGGACTTCCGGTTTACTGCTCAGACGCCTATCGTACCTAAAGcttcccttcttcttttttagattttgatcaaAGTGAGTAACGATGGGTCTATGATCCGAACCTTCAAAAGATAGGTATTCACTCCTAGCAGCTGGAAACATCTCCATCCATTCCACATTAGCTATTGGCCTATCAAGTCGGGATTGGATGAAGTGAGTATATCTAGTGCCTCTCCAAGACAGCGAGTTTCCGGAGAATTGAAGGTCCCAAAGGCCATATTAGGAGACAAAGTTCCTGAACGATAAGAAGGAACCCTCCCATCTCAACGGCCCCCCAACCTTTTCCGAGTTGTCAAGGAGATCATTAAAGTCTCCGGTAAGAAGCCACGGAGCATCACGCTGTATGCCTATGTCCGAGAGTATCTCCCAAAAACTAGCGAGGTTTTCTCGTTGTGGAGCACCATATATGTAAGacacgaaaaaaaaatttccattaAAAGAGATCTTTTTGTCAATTACATTAGGTGAAGAGTAGAGGATCTCAAGCTGGACGTTATCTTTCCAAGAAAGAGCTAAGCCACCGCTGAGTCCATCAGAAGGTACAGTAAAGGGATTTGTGAACTCTGTTTCCTGGTACATTCTGAAAACCTCCTCATCTTGACGTTTCGTTTCTATAAGAAACATTATATCTGGGGGGTCTTTCCTTCTAAACTCCCTCAGACGACAAACTGTCAGGTCGCTCCCTATACCTTGACAGTTCCAACACATGTTCACTAAGGAAGAGGATCTGGACCGGACCACACTCGTCGTAGGTTGGTTTCCTGCTTTCGAAGCTCTAGAGGAAGCTCCACTCTGGCGTGTCGTCGTTGTGAGTTTCCTTTTCGATGAGCTTTGGGTTTTTGTTACCCTTCTCTTCTTCACAGCCACTCCTTGAGCAGGGGATCTAGCTCCTCTTTTCTTCGCCGCCGCTGGAGGCCTTGCAGTAAGGTTACTTGCAGGTTTTGAATTCTTGCCTTTCCCTCCTAGTGATCCAACTTGTTCCCTAACTTCTTGGAGGTCCAGACTGGCCCTGATCTCCTCGTTTCCAGTTGGATCTTGATCATTTAAAGGTCCCAACCTCAGGGAGACGTGAATTATGTCTTCACTTAGTGATCGTATAGGAGAACGATCCATTGCATCGCTAAATCTACCCACTTCTGGCATGTTAGGAGCTTTAGAAGAAGAGGGGATGTTGCTTCCGCTTGAGCGATGCAACGGTAGAGTGTCCTCCAAATACTCTATATTGACTTCCTGTAGTCTGTCTGAAGCTGCATTTGCGATCCCGTCTTGGAGTAGTGGGACTCTTTCCACAGGTGTAGAGAGTCTCTCTAGTGCTGATCTTGTTTCTGGTAGTGAGAGTCTTTCTCTTGCTGGTCTTCTCTCCAGAGAATGTCAACTTCCCTCGCCTGATTTTTGGCTACCTTCCCGCAACTGCATCTGATCCTGCTCCATTGGTTCTCTGGGCGGGTTGGGAGGTGGAGTGTGTGACACAAGAGAGTGAGCAGCTAAGGCAGAGGTACCGCTTCGGGAGCCCCTAGTGACTGGTCTCCACTCGCTTTTGGGAGGGGGGGGGATCCTCTTCTGGGGAGGCTTCCTCTTTGATTAGCAGAAGTGCTATCCTTTGAGAAAGATAGTCTCTCTCGAGCAGAAGGGCGGTGCTCTCTCCTGGTGGGAAGTGAGGCTTCATCCCTCCTGGTTGTCGAACACCATAGTCGTACTTGTAGTTATTCCCATCACCCCAGTATCTTTCCTGGTTAGAGCCTCTCTGCCAATTGCTAGGAGCTTCAATCTTCGACAGAGACCGGTTTGGAGGGCTACGACGagttcttctagcttctttccTCTTTCGGTCCTCTTCTAGTCTCTGCAGAGTTCGCTCTTGCGATATACCCAAGTCTTCCACTCTATTTCCCCTGAGGTTTGCTCTAGCTCGGTTCGAGGGGCAGTCATATCTCTCATGCGATAGGGAGTTACAGGAGAAGCAATGTTTTTCTAGATGCTCATAGTGAAGTTCAACTTGCTTGATTTCTCCTGATAGATTGATATCCAGGCGCATCTCCAGAAGTTTAAGTCCGTTGATTGGGACCCGGACTCTACCTTTTTCGACATCCCAGTCTTCCACCGGTCCCAATTCTTTTCCAATAGCTTTTAGGGTGTCTTCAGTCCAGGAGTGGAGAAGAATTCCATAAATGGTGATCCAGAATGGGATTAGAGCTGGGAAGAAGTCAGAGACTACCGGTTCCCATCTTTGTAGGATTAACATCCATCTCTTAAAGTGGAAGGGAGCTCTAGCCAGAATGGTTTGTAggtctctctctgtttcaaattTGAACTGGAACATGTTTGGTCCCAGATCTTTCCCAGATATTGAGCCCTCGACATGCCATTGTTGGAGAAAGAACTCCACCAAGGCTCTAGTCTTCTGGACTGAGGGATTCGTTACCCTACAAATCAACGTCAGTTTGTGCTCTTC
The window above is part of the Brassica napus cultivar Da-Ae chromosome C8, Da-Ae, whole genome shotgun sequence genome. Proteins encoded here:
- the LOC106399091 gene encoding uncharacterized protein LOC106399091, whose protein sequence is MDKSWIWLPRNSHEYSEGATNFVNSSAKRLGSLSEMLCPCRDCRNLSHQSLDKIVEHLVIRGMDKKYKSSRWSIHGEKRDSAEDSVLQYETEAFDLFKTIFSMDEGGPNPTTDNEDDEAPEEIEFKKKLRDAQTPLYSDCLKHTKVSAIMGLYRFKVKSGVSENYFDQLLVLLEDLLPEDNVLPKSLAAIKKFLKIFGFGYDSIHACKNDCILYRKEYENLESCPRCKVSRWEMDKHSNELKVGIPAKVLRYFPIKDRFRRMFRSQRMAEDLRWHYTNATEDGTMRHPVDSISWAQVNAKWPDFAADPRNLRLGISTDGMNPFSMQSTNHSTWPVLLVNYNTPPTMCMKAENIMLTLLIPGPTAPGNNIDVYLAPLIDDLKDLWAEGIEVYDSFAKENFNLRALLLWSISDYPALGTLSGCKVKGKQACNVCGKDTPARWLKFSRKFVYMSNRRRLPPGHRYRYKKAWFDNTVEEGNANRIQTGAEIYETLQAFTNDFGRPLEKEKKRKRLELEDDERLQEEECEESNELWRWKKRSIFFDLPYWKELPVRHNIDVMHVEKNVSDAILSLLMQSAKSKDGLKARKDLEDIGIRKHLHTEVRGKKTYLPPAAYWLSKREKTIFCQRLAKFRGPDGYCGNIANSVSVNPPNIGSLKSHDHHVLVQNLLPAALRGLLHRGPRIAINRLCSYFNRLCQRIIDPEKLISMETEFVETMCQLERFFPPALFDIMFHLPLHLSREARLGGPVHFRWMYPFERYMKTLKAFVKNYARPEACMAEAYLAGECVAFCLEFLKESVPVQEAVNRNEDVEADRMVVEGRPLQKGIEVTLSDKDRDIAHRYVLMNMASLDPFLE
- the LOC125591591 gene encoding uncharacterized protein LOC125591591; translation: MHLEELQAKDARLAKNETLLWKNHTEHFTEWLKNKIHLDSKDSHSKEIRWLAFGPRNVALAHKGFIINGQRFHTDAVKLKTQNSGVTYEAFSMCRSSARDMRQVADMITYYGVIKEILVIDYHMFKVPLFRCNWANTANGVKEEDGFTLVNLHMNQAAYLKDPFILPSQAKQVFYSREDDASNWYVVMRAPPRGYHELETEEDLGGAPLPVQEVDDMGDDMDDDSVYVRDDCEGLLVVD
- the LOC106432635 gene encoding uncharacterized protein LOC106432635 translates to MPEVGRFSDAMDRSPIRSLSEDIIHVSLRLGPLNDQDPTGNEEIRASLDLQEVREQVGSLGGKGKNSKPASNLTARPPAAAKKRGARSPAQGVAVKKRRVTKTQSSSKRKLTTTTRQSGASSRASKAGNQPTTSVVRSRSSSLVNMCWNCQGIGSDLTVCRLREFRRKDPPDIMFLIETKRQDEEVFRMYQETEFTNPFTVPSDGLSGGLALSWKDNVQLEILYSSPNVIDKKISFNGNFFFVSYIYGAPQRENLASFWEILSDIGIQRDAPWLLTGDFNDLLDNSEKVGGPLRWEGSFLSFRNFVS